A window of Camelus ferus isolate YT-003-E chromosome 1, BCGSAC_Cfer_1.0, whole genome shotgun sequence genomic DNA:
ctttcccttcttccagcCAGATTCTTCCCCACCCCGCACCTCCAGTCTGGCCCGGGACATGGTCCTGGCTCTGGCTGGGATGCAGGATCAGAGGATGTGAAGACAGAAGGATGTTAAGGATCAGTCCTGCCCTACACTGGAGAGTCGTCTCCTCCAGACCTCAGGGGGCTGTTTTTTCTCTCTATTGCTTGAGGATCAGAGTGGATGTCAGGGCTCTCACTCACTTACTGAACACCTGAGATGTATATGTTCTCGGTGAGCACCGAGTATGTAGCAGACACTATGTTAGAGCCTTACTATCTCATGTGATCTCACATAACAGCCCAGTGAAGTAAggattatgcccattttacagatcaagagGTTGAGGTTctgaaaattctttaatttgcCCTAGATTATAGAGCTAATAAAGTCTAAGATTAGGAATAAAACCCAGATCTCTCTAACTAAAATCCCAAACCCCAAGCACAAGGGGATAGGGCAGGGGGGAGAGGTTGTGGGAAGGGGGAAATGTGTGTAAAACAACATCTTCCACAGCCTCCTTGGCTGCAGGACCCAGGGGGTGAATATCAGTATGGAAATACCATATCTTCAAATCAAACTTCAGAGAGGAGAGGTCAGTGGGCAAGGGCGGGCAGGAGGGTTAGCTTGTTGACAACTCTGTCACACAACCTGCCAGCTCTCAGCATGTGCACTTGGCTGCATCCTGGAAACTACCCAGTCACACCTAGGCAGGTGGCCCGCCCCTGCTCCCCGGGTTGAGGAAGCAGGAAAGGTGGCAGTGAGAGGCAGTGGCAGGTCTGCTGGGCAGTGGTGGCCGGAGCCCCAGCCAGGATGGGCTCTTTCTGGGGCCTGACTCTGCCCCTTTTCTTCTTCTACTTGGGGGCTGGGGCCCCCAGGAGCTCTGCAGGTAAGGAGGTGAGAGGAGGCCTGTGCACTTCTCTCCGGACAGGGCTCTGGGTGGGAGTTACTGTACTGCAGCCCTTTGTGGGTGAGGGTAGCTCTCTTGGGTTAATTACAATCAACCCTAAAGCCATATGTGGAGTATTACTGTGGTTGATAAAGAGTACGCGGGTAGCAATGGGTCAGCTTAAGCATGTATGACCTGCAGTCCATACAAATGATGTCATTGTGAAGTTGCTGTAGGTTTGTCTTTATGCCCGTAGGGGTGTGAATACTTAGAGCAGGGAGAGTGCGGGGGAGCAGGGAAGTGCAGGCTAGtgataaaaatctgaataaagccaAAGAATATGGCTTGATGAGATTCTTTCTCCTCCGAGTTTATTTTCTAGCAcggatttcctttaaaaaacagtttttgtGTGAAAAGTGTTACTGTAACAGACTGTTTGCGGAGAGTGAATCCTGAGAGAGGCAAGGCTTTTATGAGAGAGGAGAGCGAACATTGATCTGTAACAGGAACTGTGCTGAACTTATCACatgcattatcttttttaaaaagagacttaaTTTtatagagaagttttaggttcacagcaaaactgagcagagagtacagagatttcctatgtaccctctgcccacccctcacaGCCTCCTCCACTGTTAACATTCCTCACTAGGGAGGTACACATgttacaaacaaggaaactacACTTTCAAATCATTCTCatgcatcatctttttttttaaaggctttattttttaagagcaattttagcttcacagcaaaattgagagtaAAGTGcaaagatttcccatatactcccaTCACTGtccttttaatcctcacaattaccCTGTGAGATGGATACAATTTTCATTCTTACCCTCCCCACGCCCCCACCCGTTCCCAAGGTGAGCAGACCGAGGCTTCTTACCaagattaagtaatttatctgcagagccaggattttattcaacacacacacacacacacacacacacacacacacacacacacccctaaccATTGGACCACACTGCCTCCAGCATGCACTCATGCTCTGCCAGGCTTGTGCTGCAcacttaacatttaatttaatgcAATGTTCACTACCCTATAAAATAGGGGtaccgttttacagatgaggaaatgcagGCTTGGAGCCAGGAGACTTGGTGGGGTCACAAGGTTGATAAGCAGCAGAGCAAGCAGCAGAGAGGGGATTCAAACTCAAGGTCCAAAGTCCACATGCTTTCCTCCGCACCAGTTTGATCTGAGGAATGGGTCAGGAGAGCTGCAACATTCTAGAGCTGTAGAGGGCCAGGTGGGCTTTGCTTTGTTTGAGAAGACCCCTGATGGGTAAGAGACTTAGCTATGAGAATGCAGGAGATGAAGGGGCTATGGGTTTAGGAAGCATGAGGTTTCACAGCAGGATAACACCACCAGGCTctcaggaagggaagaaaatgtgGCAGGAGGGGTCAGTGGACAGAACCCACAGTTTGGGCTTCTGGCTGTGTGGGCTGACAGAAAGGCTCTGCCTCCATCTGTGGGGACTgtggaggcccagagaaataACTCAGGCTTtgaagtggggagaaggaagtctATTCCCGTAAAAGTGTGATTTGTGTGTGTAGATGCCATGACCCACCTAATACGCCTGTGGGTACAGCCTGAAACTCAGGCTGTGTTAAAGTAGGTGTGTGCTCTCAAGTGACTCCTTGAGTGGACGTGGTCAGAGAGGGATGCTTAGTAACCACCTGCAGGCTCTGGAGCTTCCTGATTCCCCTTCTCTGGCCCTTACCACCTGGCAAAGCAGGTATTGTGACCCTCtttcaaaagggaagaaatggaggcttgGGGATGTCTACTGCTGGCTTTGCTGGTAGGagacagagtcaggatttgaaccagtAAATCATCAGACTCCAGAGTTGGTAAGCAACAGATGTGGAGCTGGAACCCAGTCTTTTGCCTCCTGGCCCAGTGCTCCTTCATCATTCAGTAGGAGACACAGGAGGACAAGCTGAGGACCAGTCCTGACACCCTGGGTAGAGGTGACCTCGTGGTCCTGAGCTTCCTCTGGGTTCTTGGGTTCTTTTGAGCCAGTAGATTTCAGGAAAGGCCATCCTACACCATCAGAACCCTGAAAAAGGGGGCTtatattttgatcttttccttccAAGAGTAGGGTTACTAGATGAAAGACAAGCCTTccacttaaatttgaatttcagtaaTGAAGTATTTAAACTGTAAGTATGTCTCAAATATTACATAAGAAATAcacatactaaaaattatttgtcattaaaataattccttgtttatctgaaattcaaattcaaatttaactgggcatcatgtatttttatttgctaaaatggCAACACTTCTCAAGAGGCACCTTGGCTCACTTACAGAGAGAGCTCTTCCCCCTTGGTAGACAGGAGAGGCACTCTTGTCAGCCCATAAAGGATCCTGCTGtagcctccctgccccaggcagtgAGTACCTGCTGGCCCTCCAGTCACACAGCCTCAGATGGTTGGCCAAGCAAGCAGAGATGTTCTGTCCTATGGAGAAACACTAGCGGCATCTCTCTAAAAGTGCAGTTTTGCCTCACCTGGCTCTCTGTTACCTGTGGAAGATGCCTGGTATGTCGTTTCTGTCGTGCTGGGGTCTCATCCCTGTCGTCTCAGTCCCCCATTCAGGAGAGGCttgagcaggggtggggagcttgcctttttcctttgctggAGCCCCAGGGACTCTGCCTGCTCCCCTCTTTTGTGGCAGCCACCATCCACACTGTCTTGGAGTTTCCTCTCCCCCAGTCCCCCCAGCTACCTCTAATAAACACAAAAGCACAGGTGTTTCTTGTGTTTGAAGGGTTTTTACTTCCATGAGGAAACATTCACTGGATGAGGAAAGAATTGATAGAAAAGTGACAAGGATTCTTTCAGAAAGTTCCGAGAGTTATGGTGGCTGCTCCACAGTCTTGGCTCACTTGGACTTCTACCTTCTTTGTTCCCCCTTGAAGCTGGATCCTGGCCTCACACATTTGCTCTGATGACTTCAGGCTAATAATCAACTAGATTCTGGGGCTTGCTTGCCTCAAGTGGGCCATCAGAGGACATCCGTCAGGGTGATTCCAGTTCCGCGGCTGCCACGTGGGACTGGGCTTCCTGACAgtgcttccttcttccttgaatatatagaaaaaaagaggGTAAaacatcccccctccccaccctaatcccagcagtgcccagggcaTAAACACAAGAGCTTGTGTGAAGGCCGTGCCTGGGACTCACAGCTCACAAAGTTGGTCTTACCCAACACAGGCCCCAGTACCAGTGGATCAGGCCACACAGAGGTTCCTGCTGTGACTTCGGGGAGCAGGACAAGCTCTGAAGGAGTCTTCTGGACCACTGACCTCACTAAGACCTCTGATAGAACCTTAATCCCAGACAGCATCATTTCGGAAGCAGAGACCAGGGAAACTGAGACCATTTTTCCTGCAACACAGATCAGGGCCCTCATAAAAAGAACGCTTTCCAAGTCTACGGTTGTGATCACTACTCCTGTGGAAACATCAGCCACAAGCGGCAGCCCCACAGGAAGTGGAGTGACTGCAGCTGAGACTGTTACATGCGATCATCTCTTGAAAGCCATCTTTGACATGCCTTTGCACCTTTGACAGCTCTGAAGAGGCAAAGAGAGTCATGGTTAATGTCTTGACATGGGCGCACACCTCCGCAGAAGCCGAGGCCCTGTCCTCGGAGAGCAGTGCCTCTTCTGACAGCTCAGCTTCAGCCTTCACCTCCTTCCAAGGCCTGTCCCCTGACATCACTGCTCTGGCTAAAGCCTTGGCTGCCAACAACATCACCAACATCGAGGTTACCAACTGCAGCGTTCTAGATATAGAAACAACTGCCCCCGTCCCTAGGACTTCAGATGTGGATCACAGCCCCACGGGAGGAAAGGCCCTGTTTGCCCCTGAGACGTCAGCTTTGCTTGACTCCACTGAAGCAAGATCACACCTCCCCAGGACCACAACCTCTGCTAAGGTCTTGTCAGCAGCCAGTGCCACAGCATCAGCCACACCTGATGTCACATCCACCATCGATAGCACCGCAGAAGTTGAAACAACAGCAGCCAAGGCCACCACCCCCAGTGGAAACTTGGTGACAGTCAGCATGAACCCCTTAGAAGAAAACTCAGTGCTCTCTGTTGAGACAAC
This region includes:
- the MUC20 gene encoding LOW QUALITY PROTEIN: mucin-20 (The sequence of the model RefSeq protein was modified relative to this genomic sequence to represent the inferred CDS: deleted 1 base in 1 codon), whose protein sequence is MGSFWGLTLPLFFFYLGAGAPRSSAGPSTSGSGHTEVPAVTSGSRTSSEGVFWTTDLTKTSDRTLIPDSIISEAETRETETIFPATQIRALIKRTLSKSTVVITTPVETSATSGSPTGSGVTAAETVTCDHLLKAIFDCLCTFDSSEEAKRVMVNVLTWAHTSAEAEALSSESSASSDSSASAFTSFQGLSPDITALAKALAANNITNIEVTNCSVLDIETTAPVPRTSDVDHSPTGGKALFAPETSALLDSTEARSHLPRTTTSAKVLSAASATASATPDVTSTIDSTAEVETTAAKATTPSGNLVTVSMNPLEENSVLSVETTSHTEDSGAVTISKGAGSTVGKVTSPARFSATVYSLSEVATIVSSTLSEPSTTDSTFSGTVPISKSPLPSVHLTTASSSQEKSTTLAKTTASVKTLKTTSTAQGKPSAAMPTTAQTRWTDVTAGGDGGFLLLRLSVDSPEDLTDPRVVERLMQQLHRELCLPLVRVSLLRVRRS